The window TATTTGTAAGCACGGTTGCAGAAGCCCCCGAAATAACACTATGTCCACTGGTATACTCAGGGAAAGGGGGAGTTTGGAGTAAAGGTGTCCAATCCATATCTATATTTTCATTTATATAGGTTTCAGGACGGACTAAAATACTTCTCCATTTTTCATCCCAACAACTTATGAATGCATCAAAAAGAGCTATAGAAACAAGCGTATATGCTTCTACAGTTTGAGAGAAGTTTGTATTTTTCATTTTAGTAGCAATGGAAGTGATACTCATCCAATGTCCACCGGGGGTCATCTTTTTAGTAGCAAACATCGCATGCCCTTTATGGTGTGAAACATAGGGGTTACAATCCCAGAATCCTGCAATTATTTTTTGCTCGGGGGTAAGGTTTTGAGAGATAGTATATACTTCTAATGCATTTTGGTAAAAAACACTATTTTTTTCTTTGCTAAAAGAGGTGGGAGAGGGTGGGGAAAATTGACTTGGAGAATCTAAAGTGATAGGTCTTACTTTATTCCAATGAGGTTCTACCCCTTCCATATAATCGGGCGGGGTAGGTTTCCAATATTGAGAAGCTTTTTGAATACTATACTTAGGGAAAGACCGCGTTTGTTTATAGTTATCTTTGCTTGCCCATGAAAGGATATGTTCTGCAACTTTATTTCCATAGAGAATAGAATTTTTAATTCTTTTTTCATCTACTCCCATCTTTTTTATTTCGTCATACATTTCTTGTTGGTGTCTATTCATTTTGTCTTCAGAAAATATCAGTGCTTTGCTCACAGAAGTATATGCTTGTAATGAAGCGATAGAAAAAGAAATATCTTGTTCAGCAGGTGGAGGAGGGCATTTTTCCAATCCGTTGATTTGCCCAGAAAGAGAAACATACTGGGAGTCCCCCATAGCAACAACTTCGTATGCTGCTATATCAGAATATGCGTAAATCCGGGAAGCAACGGGAGGAGAAAATATATCATGAATAATTATATCAGTAGTTTTTTTAACAGAAGAATGAAAAAAAGAAGAATCTACTTCTCGTATTGTTTTTTTTTCAGCACAGCTCCCTAATATTATGAGCGGAATCAAGAATAATCCTTGGATATTTTGTAAATGCATTTTTTATTCTTTATTTATTTTTTGTTCTAAATACGGGACTAATAGGTCTAACATATAATTATCAATACTTCCATGAATAAAATAGATTTTTCCTGTTTTCTTTAAGATAGGAATATGTGTATCAAACATTGCTAAGTCTATTTCCTTTGTTATTCGTAAATAATCTATTTTCATACAATACTTGTCATAAGTGTCTTTTTTTGCATATAAAAAAAACCTATATCTTCTTTGGATATTAGAGTTGTGTTTTCCATACATGAATTTATAAAACCTACATATAAACTGATAAAACCGTAATATAAAGAAGCGGTCCCACCACACATATAGTACATTTTACTTTCATAATTTTCTATAACATCTTGATGCGGTAATAATTTATCTATGCTTGTTTTTACGTATGGAATATTGAGTTCTTTTCTCATCTCTTCTACCAATTTCACAATAGGTTTTGCAATGGAATTATTTTTGAGAGGAAATATTCCTAATGTTTTCCCTTGTTCTACAGCCGCTAAAGTTCCCGCATAATATCCTCATAATAAATATTCACAATTATATTTTTCTCCCGTCTTTATATTTGTATTTCCAAAATTACCTTTTATTATTTTTGCTGACATATTGTGTATAATATGTAGTATAAGATTTCTCAAAGTGTATTGTATGAAATACATTGATGAATAATTCAAAATTTTTGTGTAAGCGTATATTACACAAAAAAAGTAACTACTTATATTCTACATTTTTAACAAAATTAAAAAAATTGTAATTATTTAGCATCTTAATAAAAAATGGTACTAAACAAAATAATAATTTAGTATATTTAACTCACATTACGCAAAAAAATATCTTCAAAAAGTTTATTTTAACATTTGATATTGATTCCTCTACGAAAAGTTTTTTTAAATAGAAAGAATTGATAAAAATGAATAGAAGAAAATACCGTTTAGATTATGATAATAGCTTTAAAAGTATAATAGAGTTTCTTCTGCCCGAGTTTGTAGAGTTTTTCCTTCCAAAAGTTGCTGTAGAGGTTGATTGGGATAAAAGAGAAGAAATAGAATTTTTAGAGCAAGAGCTATCCAAAGAGTTTAAAGAAAAAG of the Chitinophagaceae bacterium genome contains:
- a CDS encoding vanadium-dependent haloperoxidase, with translation MHLQNIQGLFLIPLIILGSCAEKKTIREVDSSFFHSSVKKTTDIIIHDIFSPPVASRIYAYSDIAAYEVVAMGDSQYVSLSGQINGLEKCPPPPAEQDISFSIASLQAYTSVSKALIFSEDKMNRHQQEMYDEIKKMGVDEKRIKNSILYGNKVAEHILSWASKDNYKQTRSFPKYSIQKASQYWKPTPPDYMEGVEPHWNKVRPITLDSPSQFSPPSPTSFSKEKNSVFYQNALEVYTISQNLTPEQKIIAGFWDCNPYVSHHKGHAMFATKKMTPGGHWMSITSIATKMKNTNFSQTVEAYTLVSIALFDAFISCWDEKWRSILVRPETYINENIDMDWTPLLQTPPFPEYTSGHSVISGASATVLTNIFGEKFAFVDSSEVEFGLEVRSFQSFIHACDEAAISRIYGGIHYRPAITEGLSQGKKIGKWIHASIHTRK